A section of the Vibrio vulnificus CMCP6 genome encodes:
- the deoD gene encoding purine-nucleoside phosphorylase yields MATPHINAEMGDFADVVLMPGDPLRAKYIAETFLEDVVQVCDVRNMYGFTGTYKGRKVSVMGHGMGIPSCSIYATELIKDYGVKKIIRVGSCGAVSTDIKVRDVVIGMGACTDSKVNRIRFKGHDFAAIADYKMVKAAEEAAKARGIDVKVGNLFSAELFYTPDPEMFDVMDKYGIVGVEMEAAGIYGVAAEYGAKALTICTVSDHIKTGEQTTSEERQNTFNDMMIVALDSVLLGDAE; encoded by the coding sequence ATGGCAACTCCACATATTAATGCTGAAATGGGTGATTTTGCAGATGTTGTACTGATGCCGGGTGACCCGCTACGTGCAAAATACATTGCAGAAACCTTTCTGGAAGACGTGGTTCAGGTTTGTGATGTACGTAATATGTATGGTTTCACTGGTACTTACAAAGGTCGTAAAGTATCGGTAATGGGTCATGGTATGGGTATCCCATCGTGCTCAATTTACGCCACTGAGCTTATCAAAGACTACGGTGTGAAGAAGATCATCCGTGTGGGTAGCTGTGGTGCTGTAAGCACGGACATCAAAGTACGCGATGTTGTGATCGGCATGGGGGCATGTACCGATTCCAAAGTAAACCGCATCCGTTTTAAAGGTCATGACTTTGCGGCGATTGCTGACTACAAAATGGTCAAAGCAGCGGAAGAGGCGGCGAAAGCGCGTGGTATCGATGTGAAAGTGGGTAACCTATTTTCTGCTGAACTGTTCTACACGCCAGATCCAGAAATGTTCGACGTGATGGACAAATACGGCATTGTCGGCGTAGAAATGGAAGCGGCGGGCATCTACGGTGTTGCTGCGGAATACGGCGCAAAAGCGCTGACGATTTGTACGGTTTCTGACCACATCAAGACAGGTGAGCAAACCACATCAGAAGAGCGTCAGAATACCTTCAATGACATGATGATTGTTGCGTTGGATTCTGTATTGCTTGGCGATGCAGAATAA
- a CDS encoding YtjB family periplasmic protein, which produces MKESLFSLRNALRVIALLLLGVMFFVTIKNSVVISKGNEKIQAQQLETLTKVLSSQAALSASEMIVQKDQEKLLKLTNQLAKERLVFDATVYDSEGVRLASSDKALTAREVLGLDTPLATAGIGRQQLVEPVFADNSIVGFIRITFETGKVTAFSDHHYRKIDRYMFLMILMSFVSGMLFILILRKKPQTKVENLLLSHKEPS; this is translated from the coding sequence ATGAAAGAGTCTCTGTTTTCACTGCGAAATGCCCTAAGAGTCATCGCTTTACTGCTGCTAGGTGTCATGTTTTTTGTCACCATTAAAAACAGCGTAGTGATCAGTAAAGGTAACGAAAAAATTCAAGCACAGCAGTTGGAAACCTTAACCAAAGTGCTCAGCTCTCAAGCGGCGTTATCTGCCAGCGAAATGATTGTACAAAAAGACCAAGAGAAGCTGCTCAAGCTAACGAATCAACTGGCCAAAGAACGTTTGGTTTTTGATGCGACGGTGTATGATTCTGAAGGCGTGCGTTTAGCATCGAGTGACAAAGCACTCACTGCGAGAGAAGTACTGGGTTTGGATACCCCCCTTGCCACAGCAGGCATTGGGCGCCAACAGCTCGTTGAACCCGTTTTTGCCGATAACAGCATTGTGGGTTTCATTCGGATCACGTTTGAAACCGGTAAAGTCACGGCATTTTCTGACCATCACTACCGCAAAATTGATCGTTACATGTTTTTGATGATTTTGATGAGCTTTGTCAGTGGCATGCTGTTTATTCTGATTTTGCGTAAAAAACCGCAAACTAAAGTCGAAAACTTACTGCTTAGTCATAAAGAACCTTCTTAA
- the serB gene encoding phosphoserine phosphatase produces the protein MEALKTLPFRRHTQLLTRLPETRFATQWDKSKANWIVYAEYLAPGHFEDIDFFTGGYNPIIDTWKVGYYEVALMAGELTPEHEKILQALQLDYACLTDVPDLSKPGLIVLDMDSTAIQIECIDEIAKLAGVGEEVAEVTERAMQGELDFEQSLRQRVGKLKGADESILDSVRQTLPFMPDLVALIHTLKGFGWKTAIASGGFTYFSDYLKETLQLDHAQSNQLEIVQGKLTGNVLGEVVSAQTKADILIELAEQFEVEMHNTIAVGDGANDLVMMNAAGLGIAYHAKPKVEQQAQAAVRFAGLGGILCILSGILAKQQKISWQSKP, from the coding sequence ATGGAAGCGTTAAAAACCTTGCCATTTAGAAGGCACACACAACTGTTAACTCGTTTGCCAGAAACTCGTTTTGCCACGCAATGGGACAAAAGTAAAGCTAACTGGATTGTTTATGCTGAGTATTTAGCGCCCGGACACTTTGAAGATATCGATTTTTTTACGGGGGGCTACAACCCGATTATTGATACTTGGAAAGTGGGCTACTACGAAGTGGCGCTTATGGCAGGAGAACTGACTCCTGAGCATGAAAAGATTCTTCAAGCGCTCCAACTTGATTACGCTTGCTTGACCGATGTGCCCGACCTCTCTAAGCCAGGGCTAATTGTGTTAGACATGGATTCCACAGCAATACAAATAGAGTGTATTGATGAGATCGCCAAACTGGCGGGAGTCGGTGAAGAGGTGGCGGAAGTGACAGAGCGCGCGATGCAAGGTGAGCTCGATTTTGAGCAGAGTCTGCGTCAGCGAGTAGGCAAATTAAAAGGAGCGGACGAGTCCATTCTCGACAGTGTTCGTCAGACATTGCCTTTCATGCCGGATTTGGTGGCATTAATTCACACCTTAAAAGGCTTTGGTTGGAAAACAGCCATTGCGTCAGGTGGCTTTACCTATTTTTCAGACTATTTGAAAGAGACACTGCAGTTGGATCATGCGCAATCGAATCAGTTGGAAATTGTGCAAGGTAAGCTGACTGGAAACGTCTTGGGTGAAGTGGTCTCTGCGCAAACCAAAGCGGATATTTTAATCGAGTTGGCGGAGCAGTTTGAGGTGGAGATGCACAACACCATTGCTGTCGGTGACGGGGCGAATGACTTGGTGATGATGAATGCGGCAGGGCTGGGTATCGCTTATCACGCTAAACCGAAAGTCGAGCAGCAAGCACAAGCGGCAGTGCGTTTTGCAGGGCTCGGCGGAATTTTGTGTATTCTTTCCGGTATTCTCGCCAAGCAACAAAAAATCAGTTGGCAAAGCAAACCGTAA
- a CDS encoding PilZ domain-containing protein, with the protein MEQAEILSIAERLIPVYHAEDFDFVLGQLTEGYPPSAKLLVKMELNRVMAPCKKSIDLRGRVQGDCREYEIDGIKHWFDDVAFNAYYKNTRKFGGYTEGVWEALINTRNSFRALGKGGQPASSQGLSDASSPFEAEAVHLGYDLKRQEKRLRVHSQVDITLSKGQLLHGVSVDLSASGAKFKVPSAFNYSLGEVIQITFSELAKTSQIAHVDKPIEYRVLAVEDSYENDAVKFLRCLRLTDTNVVSRVIDESLNSSAKRARHDNQDKIIRARTRGYEHIYLKHTCNLPLFFQGDELKLAMLTPNNMPIWQYWHDERNQQVFGSLFNSQRMSMLMRPGLKGASNVIYAFTHEHEGKNFFYSMLMPEATREQRQLFWHLGAKRASWRAFRISIFELSENERQQLGSFSQELAEASSGLTHCGILQEIADNSNGADYLFTEKPRLPSSTLNAFRHTRKIIGSPKGIFFDAQSRRKEPRYRFQSPLTLTKADGLAMRGKTIDLSKRGLSLTLDAPLELVSSEEIEINLHELQLYDKKLPLDKIPYRVVRVSPDNKQVQLVIDENSQTMKTIAFFNSIIEHNQDKLKPQNEILPSNELLESLHGILLSKMVSTPVFISKMQSGYRTKAIGVNFPLEKHLMVLAKLGHKENFSLEPIYKGRSNTLIANPTKRIEGAEPHHHDIYIAVAKFGDKIKAVQTKLTNEFDSVKERILFIKKAQMSGEFYVLRLSTSPIFSPMTSLLQKDLNELSQLSMHQASKLEKELATLVGYCEIEEVTEEILVRLELTN; encoded by the coding sequence ATGGAACAAGCTGAAATTCTCTCAATCGCAGAAAGGCTTATCCCGGTTTATCACGCGGAAGACTTTGATTTTGTCCTTGGTCAATTGACCGAAGGCTACCCTCCTTCCGCTAAATTACTGGTAAAAATGGAATTAAATCGTGTGATGGCGCCTTGCAAAAAGAGCATCGACTTGCGAGGCCGAGTACAGGGCGATTGTCGAGAATACGAAATTGACGGTATCAAACATTGGTTTGATGATGTCGCCTTTAATGCTTACTACAAAAACACGCGCAAATTTGGTGGCTATACCGAAGGCGTTTGGGAAGCGTTAATTAACACACGCAACAGTTTCCGCGCCTTAGGCAAAGGCGGCCAACCGGCCAGCAGCCAAGGGCTGAGTGATGCCAGCAGTCCATTTGAGGCCGAGGCAGTCCATCTTGGTTACGATCTCAAACGCCAAGAAAAGCGGCTCAGAGTGCACTCTCAAGTCGACATTACGTTATCAAAAGGGCAATTGCTCCACGGCGTCAGCGTTGATCTTTCCGCTTCTGGTGCGAAGTTCAAAGTACCGAGTGCATTTAACTACAGCCTTGGCGAAGTGATTCAAATTACCTTTAGTGAACTGGCCAAAACCTCGCAAATTGCTCACGTTGATAAGCCGATTGAATACCGTGTTTTGGCTGTTGAAGATTCTTATGAAAACGATGCAGTTAAATTTCTTCGTTGCTTACGCCTGACAGACACCAATGTTGTCTCAAGAGTGATCGATGAGTCTTTAAATAGCTCAGCCAAACGTGCCCGACACGATAACCAAGACAAAATTATTCGAGCAAGAACGCGGGGCTACGAGCATATTTATCTAAAGCACACTTGTAACTTACCGCTGTTTTTCCAAGGCGATGAGCTCAAGCTCGCGATGCTCACGCCAAACAATATGCCGATTTGGCAATACTGGCATGATGAACGAAATCAACAGGTGTTTGGTTCACTGTTTAACTCACAGCGAATGTCGATGCTAATGCGACCGGGGCTCAAAGGTGCCAGTAACGTTATTTATGCGTTTACTCACGAACATGAAGGGAAAAACTTTTTCTACTCCATGCTCATGCCCGAGGCCACACGTGAACAAAGACAGCTGTTTTGGCATCTTGGCGCAAAACGAGCCAGTTGGCGGGCATTCCGTATTTCCATTTTTGAACTCAGTGAAAACGAACGTCAACAACTCGGCAGCTTCTCGCAAGAATTAGCCGAAGCCTCTTCAGGGTTAACGCATTGTGGGATTTTGCAAGAAATTGCGGACAACTCGAATGGCGCAGACTATCTCTTTACCGAAAAGCCTCGACTGCCATCAAGCACCTTAAATGCTTTTCGTCATACGCGGAAAATCATCGGCTCCCCAAAAGGGATTTTCTTTGATGCCCAGTCTCGTAGAAAAGAACCTCGCTATCGTTTTCAATCACCGCTTACGCTGACCAAAGCAGACGGTTTGGCGATGAGAGGCAAGACGATCGATCTATCCAAGCGAGGCTTGAGTCTCACCTTGGATGCGCCACTTGAGTTGGTGTCGTCTGAAGAGATCGAGATCAACCTACATGAACTGCAGCTCTACGATAAAAAGCTGCCATTGGACAAAATTCCTTATCGTGTGGTTCGTGTCAGCCCAGACAACAAGCAAGTGCAACTGGTGATTGATGAAAACAGCCAAACGATGAAAACCATTGCGTTTTTCAATAGCATCATCGAACACAACCAAGACAAGCTCAAACCACAAAACGAGATCCTACCAAGTAATGAGCTGCTCGAATCGTTGCACGGCATTTTGCTGTCCAAAATGGTCAGCACGCCAGTGTTCATCAGTAAGATGCAATCGGGCTACAGAACCAAGGCCATCGGGGTTAACTTCCCCCTAGAAAAGCATTTAATGGTATTGGCAAAGCTAGGGCACAAAGAGAATTTCTCTTTAGAACCCATCTATAAAGGCCGTTCAAATACCTTAATCGCCAATCCGACGAAACGGATTGAAGGGGCAGAACCACACCATCACGACATTTACATCGCAGTGGCAAAATTTGGCGACAAAATCAAAGCCGTACAAACAAAGCTGACGAACGAGTTTGATAGTGTCAAAGAACGCATCCTATTTATTAAAAAAGCACAGATGTCGGGTGAGTTTTATGTGCTGAGGCTGTCCACCTCACCGATTTTCAGCCCGATGACTTCCCTGTTACAAAAAGATCTGAATGAACTTTCTCAACTCAGCATGCATCAAGCCAGCAAACTGGAAAAAGAACTGGCAACATTGGTTGGCTATTGTGAAATAGAGGAAGTGACAGAAGAGATTTTGGTACGACTTGAACTGACAAATTAA
- the radA gene encoding DNA repair protein RadA gives MSKAKRAYVCNDCGADFPRWQGQCNACGSWNTITEVRLAASPSVARNERLSGYAGSATESKVQVLSEIDLQEVPRFSSGFKELDRVLGGGIVPGAAILIGGNPGAGKSTLLLQTMCQLSANMNALYVTGEESLQQVAMRASRLGLPKEHLKMLSETNVDKICQVAEQIQPKIMVIDSIQVMHVSDVQSSPGSVAQVRESATALTRYAKQNNVAVFIVGHVTKDGTLAGPKVLEHIIDCSVLLDGDADSRFRTLRSHKNRFGAVNELGVFAMTGQGLREVSNPSAIFLSRGEEQTSGSSVMVIWEGTRPLLVEIQALVDYSQLANPRRVAVGLEQNRLSLLLAVLHKHGGLQMADQDVFVNVVGGVKVTETSADLALIMALLSSFRDRALPKDVVIFGEVGLAGEIRPVPSGQERLNEAFKHGFKKAIVPLANMPKGGIPGMQIHGVKKLADAISAFDEL, from the coding sequence ATGTCGAAAGCAAAACGCGCTTATGTATGTAATGACTGTGGAGCGGATTTTCCGCGTTGGCAAGGGCAATGTAATGCCTGTGGCTCATGGAATACCATTACCGAAGTGAGATTGGCCGCATCGCCAAGCGTTGCGAGAAACGAGCGTTTATCTGGTTATGCGGGCTCTGCGACAGAATCAAAGGTTCAGGTGTTGTCTGAGATTGATTTGCAAGAAGTTCCCCGTTTTTCCAGTGGCTTCAAAGAGCTTGACCGTGTCTTAGGGGGCGGTATTGTCCCTGGAGCGGCGATCTTGATCGGTGGTAACCCTGGTGCGGGTAAATCGACGCTGCTGTTGCAGACTATGTGTCAACTTTCCGCCAACATGAACGCACTCTATGTCACAGGGGAAGAGTCGTTGCAACAAGTTGCGATGCGTGCTTCTCGACTGGGCCTACCGAAAGAGCATTTAAAAATGCTGTCAGAAACCAATGTCGATAAAATTTGCCAAGTGGCTGAGCAAATTCAGCCTAAGATCATGGTTATTGACTCGATTCAGGTGATGCATGTCTCTGATGTTCAATCTTCTCCGGGAAGTGTGGCGCAAGTTCGCGAGTCTGCCACCGCGCTCACTCGTTATGCGAAGCAAAACAATGTGGCGGTATTTATTGTTGGCCACGTGACAAAAGATGGCACTTTGGCGGGGCCGAAAGTGTTGGAGCACATTATTGACTGTTCTGTGCTGCTGGATGGTGATGCAGATAGTCGTTTTCGTACCCTTCGCAGCCATAAAAACCGTTTTGGCGCGGTCAATGAGCTCGGGGTGTTTGCCATGACAGGGCAGGGATTACGTGAGGTGAGTAACCCTTCGGCGATTTTCTTGTCTCGTGGCGAAGAACAAACGTCAGGCAGTTCTGTGATGGTGATTTGGGAAGGCACCCGACCTTTGTTAGTGGAGATCCAAGCACTGGTCGATTACTCACAACTCGCCAACCCAAGACGTGTTGCCGTGGGCCTTGAGCAAAACCGTTTGTCGCTCCTGCTGGCGGTGCTGCATAAGCATGGTGGTTTACAAATGGCCGACCAAGACGTGTTTGTCAACGTTGTTGGTGGTGTGAAAGTAACGGAAACCAGTGCGGATCTAGCGCTTATTATGGCGCTACTGTCCAGTTTTCGAGATAGAGCCTTACCAAAAGATGTGGTGATATTTGGTGAAGTGGGCTTGGCTGGCGAAATTCGCCCTGTCCCCAGTGGCCAAGAACGTTTAAATGAAGCTTTCAAGCATGGCTTTAAGAAAGCCATCGTGCCGTTGGCGAATATGCCTAAAGGTGGGATTCCCGGAATGCAGATCCATGGGGTTAAAAAATTAGCCGATGCTATATCAGCCTTCGATGAATTATGA
- a CDS encoding diguanylate cyclase translates to MAAVELQAIQWFQGPLNTSQPTPLWVSQSLTPVEAFSLTGGDHVSLLNFDVNKLGLYVIDFRNSTLIGRYQHYLYDANNQLVASSRGGIDSLESAHFFLRHGQEVQLAPGRYSLVTAQRSQFNIAPPTTFVMEKSLYLEDIRVGNAITLTGIGILLSLFFYYLVLSIARKNLVDFSYAMFILGNLLFNSTSLLVAHHLLGIQWFGGASWPILCSNMAYLVFVMQLLEVKSNETPMVYYVGCGLLVLFAMFFSASFFLPNWQNEFNRHAVGLFISFGMFAGIRMIFKGSKVARWYVLANLGFFVLAAVAISQEQIAGLQTIYMSHIGLIAVVVEVMLLSCVVAYQMTRVEEERNAALVHAQQMLELASTDTLTGLPNRYALENRLPKTNKNEAFIYLDLDGLKICNDQYGHDMGDKLLLVFSEKMRKMLPSNCELFRISGDEFGVILPNSHLQELVDMVHFIDKQLREEVALFVGVSFGVAYFKDHKNYRKTIEEADHNMYLYKRNKQSHAT, encoded by the coding sequence ATGGCTGCCGTCGAGTTGCAGGCTATCCAGTGGTTTCAGGGGCCGCTTAATACCAGCCAGCCTACACCACTTTGGGTATCGCAATCATTGACCCCTGTTGAGGCTTTCAGCCTAACGGGGGGCGATCATGTCAGCTTACTTAACTTTGATGTCAACAAGCTGGGCTTGTATGTCATTGATTTCAGAAATTCCACGTTAATCGGTCGCTATCAACATTATCTTTATGATGCCAATAACCAGTTGGTGGCGTCTTCTCGAGGTGGGATTGACTCTCTTGAATCAGCACATTTCTTTTTGCGTCATGGGCAGGAAGTTCAATTGGCGCCCGGTCGATACTCTCTTGTCACGGCACAACGCTCACAGTTTAATATCGCGCCGCCCACCACATTTGTCATGGAGAAGAGTCTTTATCTCGAGGATATTCGTGTTGGGAATGCGATTACTCTCACTGGCATAGGCATTCTCCTTTCGCTGTTTTTCTATTATCTGGTTTTGTCGATTGCGCGCAAAAACTTGGTCGATTTTAGCTATGCGATGTTTATTCTCGGTAATTTATTGTTTAACAGCACTTCGTTATTGGTTGCTCATCATCTATTAGGTATTCAGTGGTTTGGTGGGGCAAGCTGGCCAATCTTATGCTCAAACATGGCTTACTTGGTGTTTGTCATGCAGTTACTAGAGGTGAAATCGAACGAAACGCCAATGGTTTACTACGTTGGCTGTGGATTGCTCGTTCTGTTTGCGATGTTCTTTAGTGCCTCTTTCTTCTTACCGAATTGGCAAAATGAATTTAATCGCCACGCCGTTGGTCTGTTTATTTCCTTCGGCATGTTTGCCGGTATTCGCATGATTTTCAAAGGGAGCAAAGTTGCTCGTTGGTATGTATTGGCTAACTTAGGCTTCTTTGTCTTGGCGGCGGTTGCTATTTCCCAAGAGCAGATTGCCGGTTTACAAACCATTTATATGTCTCATATCGGCCTTATTGCGGTTGTGGTTGAGGTGATGTTGCTTTCCTGCGTGGTTGCGTATCAAATGACCAGAGTGGAAGAGGAGCGCAATGCCGCTCTTGTTCATGCTCAACAAATGCTAGAGCTGGCAAGTACCGACACCCTGACAGGCCTACCTAATCGGTATGCTTTAGAAAATCGACTGCCTAAAACCAACAAAAATGAAGCGTTTATCTATCTCGACTTAGATGGCTTGAAAATCTGTAACGATCAGTATGGCCATGACATGGGGGACAAGCTGTTGCTGGTCTTCAGCGAGAAAATGAGAAAAATGCTTCCTTCCAACTGCGAGTTATTTAGGATTTCTGGCGATGAGTTTGGCGTTATTTTACCGAATTCTCACTTACAAGAGCTGGTCGATATGGTTCATTTTATTGATAAACAACTTCGTGAAGAGGTGGCGCTGTTTGTTGGTGTCAGCTTTGGCGTGGCCTATTTTAAAGATCATAAGAACTATCGCAAAACGATAGAGGAAGCCGATCACAACATGTATTTGTATAAAAGGAATAAACAATCACATGCGACTTAA
- a CDS encoding haloacid dehalogenase-like hydrolase, translating to MNPFNHGWTPDSVWPRIQQQVESWCDPSLPDFVPQDKRVAVFDLDGTLWCEKPGINELAFWRSELTNALTLPQHQQHHPSISSLINSVQPASQHDNPVLLAEQYASLFRRVFSDITVEAYQQKVKTWLSETRHPRFQVSYQQLFYTPMLALMDYLRRHNFRCVINSGSTTAFVQAWCQPWLAINEEDVIGSQIGLFDEPHSFVINIGPEKVKQLKAKFAIKPLMAFGNTLGDAEQLHYVLEGDDRAIACCIHHDDSNREYSYAFDPLFKLELKTRLQRVDIVSIRDHWCEIFAFENPVKKERIPFAI from the coding sequence ATGAATCCGTTTAATCATGGTTGGACTCCTGACTCTGTTTGGCCTCGCATTCAGCAACAAGTCGAGAGTTGGTGCGACCCAAGCCTGCCTGATTTTGTTCCTCAAGACAAAAGAGTCGCTGTATTTGATTTGGATGGCACGCTTTGGTGCGAAAAACCCGGTATTAATGAACTGGCGTTTTGGCGCTCGGAGTTAACCAATGCTCTGACGCTGCCACAACATCAACAGCATCACCCCAGCATCAGCTCACTAATAAATAGTGTGCAGCCAGCAAGTCAACATGACAATCCAGTATTATTGGCTGAGCAATATGCCTCTTTATTTCGTCGAGTTTTCTCGGATATCACCGTCGAAGCCTATCAGCAGAAGGTGAAAACATGGCTCAGTGAGACGCGGCATCCAAGATTCCAAGTGAGCTATCAACAGCTCTTTTATACCCCAATGCTTGCGTTAATGGATTACTTACGGCGGCATAACTTTCGTTGTGTGATTAATTCAGGCAGTACAACAGCGTTTGTTCAAGCTTGGTGTCAGCCTTGGTTGGCTATTAATGAAGAAGATGTCATCGGTTCACAAATAGGCTTGTTTGATGAACCGCATTCGTTCGTTATTAATATTGGGCCGGAAAAGGTCAAACAGTTGAAAGCAAAATTTGCTATCAAACCATTAATGGCATTTGGCAATACGCTGGGTGATGCGGAACAGCTTCACTATGTATTGGAAGGGGATGATAGAGCGATCGCGTGCTGCATTCATCATGATGACTCAAACCGAGAGTATTCATATGCGTTTGACCCCCTATTTAAACTGGAGCTAAAAACGCGTTTACAGCGAGTGGATATTGTCTCTATTCGAGACCACTGGTGTGAGATTTTTGCGTTTGAAAATCCAGTGAAAAAAGAGAGAATCCCTTTTGCAATCTAG
- the fusA gene encoding elongation factor G, with protein sequence MADLSKYRNIGIFAHVDAGKTTTTERILKLTGKIHRLGEVHDGASTMDFMDQEAERGITIQSAATTCFWKDHRFNVIDTPGHVDFTVEVYRSLKVLDGGIGVFCGSGGVEPQSETNWRYANESEVSRLIFVNKLDRMGADFFRVVEQVKKVLGANPLVMTLPIGREDEFVGVVDVLTRQAFVWDDSGLPENYEIKEIPADMVDQVEEYREMMIESAVEQDDELMMAYMEGEEPSIEQIKACIRKGTRDLAFFPTYCGSAFKNKGMQLVLDAVVDYLPSPTEVEPQPLTNPETGEPTGEVATVSVDAPLKALAFKIMDDRFGALTFIRIYSGRLKKGDTVLNSATGKTERIGRMVEMHANDRNELEAAQAGDIIAVVGMKNVQTGHTLCDPKHECTLEPMIFPEPVISIAVKPKDKNGSEKMGIAIGKMVAEDPSFQVETDEDSGETILKGMGELHLDIKVDILKRTYGVELEVGAPQVAYRETITKAVEDSYTHKKQSGGSGQFGKIDYRIKPGEPNSGFTFKSTVVGGNVPKEFWPAVEKGFEGMMQNGVLAGFPTLDVEVELFDGGFHAVDSSAIAFEIAAKGAFRQSMPKAGPQLLEPIMKVDVFTPEDHVGDVIGDLNRRRGMIKNQEMGATGVRVKADVPLSEMFGYIGTLRTMTSGRGQFSMEFSHYSACPSNVAEQVIAEVKERNAKK encoded by the coding sequence ATGGCAGATTTATCAAAATACAGAAACATTGGTATTTTCGCGCACGTTGACGCGGGTAAAACCACTACCACTGAGCGTATCTTGAAGCTTACTGGTAAAATCCACCGTCTAGGCGAAGTACACGACGGCGCATCAACCATGGACTTCATGGATCAGGAAGCAGAGCGCGGTATCACTATCCAGTCTGCTGCGACTACTTGTTTCTGGAAAGACCACCGTTTTAACGTAATCGACACCCCGGGACACGTTGACTTCACTGTTGAAGTTTACCGTTCTCTTAAAGTTCTTGATGGTGGTATCGGTGTATTCTGTGGTTCTGGCGGCGTTGAGCCTCAGTCAGAAACTAACTGGCGTTACGCGAACGAATCAGAAGTATCTCGTCTGATCTTCGTAAACAAACTAGACCGTATGGGTGCAGACTTCTTCCGCGTTGTTGAGCAAGTGAAGAAAGTACTAGGCGCTAACCCTCTAGTTATGACTCTACCTATCGGCCGTGAAGACGAGTTCGTAGGTGTAGTTGACGTATTGACTCGTCAAGCATTCGTATGGGATGACTCAGGTCTTCCAGAAAACTACGAAATCAAAGAAATCCCAGCAGACATGGTAGATCAAGTTGAAGAATACCGTGAGATGATGATCGAATCTGCTGTTGAGCAAGACGATGAGCTAATGATGGCTTACATGGAAGGCGAAGAGCCATCTATCGAGCAAATCAAAGCTTGTATCCGTAAAGGTACTCGTGATCTAGCGTTCTTCCCAACGTACTGTGGTTCTGCATTCAAAAACAAAGGTATGCAACTTGTACTAGACGCAGTTGTAGATTACCTACCGTCTCCAACAGAAGTTGAGCCTCAACCACTGACTAACCCAGAAACGGGTGAACCAACTGGTGAAGTTGCAACAGTATCTGTTGACGCGCCTCTAAAAGCGCTAGCGTTCAAGATCATGGACGACCGTTTCGGTGCTCTAACCTTCATCCGTATCTACTCAGGTCGTCTGAAGAAAGGTGACACAGTTCTTAACAGTGCAACTGGTAAGACTGAGCGTATCGGCCGTATGGTGGAAATGCACGCAAACGACCGTAACGAACTTGAAGCAGCTCAAGCGGGTGACATCATCGCTGTTGTTGGTATGAAGAACGTTCAAACTGGTCACACTCTATGTGATCCTAAGCATGAATGTACTCTTGAGCCAATGATCTTCCCAGAACCAGTAATCTCTATCGCTGTTAAGCCTAAAGATAAAAACGGTTCTGAGAAAATGGGTATCGCGATCGGTAAAATGGTTGCAGAAGATCCATCATTCCAAGTTGAAACTGACGAAGATTCTGGCGAAACCATCCTTAAAGGTATGGGCGAACTTCACCTAGACATCAAAGTTGACATCCTGAAGCGTACTTACGGCGTTGAGCTAGAAGTAGGTGCTCCACAGGTAGCTTACCGTGAAACTATCACGAAAGCAGTTGAAGACAGCTACACGCACAAGAAGCAGTCTGGTGGTTCTGGTCAGTTCGGTAAGATCGACTACCGCATCAAACCAGGTGAGCCAAACTCTGGCTTCACGTTCAAGTCAACAGTTGTTGGTGGTAACGTACCTAAAGAATTTTGGCCTGCAGTAGAGAAAGGCTTCGAAGGCATGATGCAGAACGGTGTTCTAGCTGGCTTCCCAACGCTAGACGTTGAAGTTGAGCTATTCGACGGTGGTTTCCACGCAGTTGACTCATCTGCAATCGCATTTGAAATCGCAGCGAAAGGCGCATTCCGTCAATCAATGCCTAAAGCAGGTCCTCAGCTTCTTGAGCCAATCATGAAAGTTGACGTGTTCACTCCAGAAGACCACGTTGGTGACGTAATCGGTGACTTGAACCGTCGTCGCGGTATGATCAAGAACCAAGAAATGGGTGCAACTGGCGTTCGCGTTAAAGCAGACGTACCACTTTCAGAAATGTTCGGCTACATCGGTACTCTACGTACAATGACTTCTGGTCGTGGTCAGTTCTCTATGGAGTTCTCTCACTACTCAGCTTGTCCAAGCAACGTAGCAGAGCAAGTAATTGCTGAAGTTAAAGAGCGTAACGCTAAGAAGTAA